In Prescottella soli, a genomic segment contains:
- a CDS encoding oxidoreductase: protein MTDPLRPLLDLPGVVEAADRARDALGEVHRHKTNRRGWPQTATEASVRAARASAAIDGGSMELPVPGTVGDPVLSGALRVAQALDGESLTVILPTWQRAPLQALARLHLLAAADLVTDPETLGRPRAERGVGERLDMLAQLITGGTKAPAPVLAAVVHGELLALRPFGVADGIVARAASRLVATSTGLDPHNLGVPEVSWMRRVPAYRDGIEGFVSGTPEGVGSWVILCCGALEAGAREAMSIADAAAG from the coding sequence GTGACTGATCCCCTGCGGCCGCTGTTGGACCTGCCCGGTGTGGTCGAGGCAGCGGATCGCGCGCGCGACGCGCTCGGCGAGGTGCATCGGCACAAGACGAACCGCCGGGGCTGGCCGCAGACGGCGACCGAGGCGTCGGTGCGCGCAGCCCGGGCGTCGGCGGCCATCGACGGCGGCTCGATGGAACTGCCCGTCCCCGGCACGGTGGGCGATCCGGTGCTCTCGGGCGCGCTGCGTGTCGCGCAAGCCCTCGACGGGGAGTCGCTGACGGTCATCCTCCCCACCTGGCAGCGGGCCCCGCTGCAGGCGCTCGCCCGCCTGCACCTGCTCGCCGCGGCCGACCTCGTCACCGACCCGGAAACGCTGGGACGCCCGCGAGCCGAGCGGGGCGTCGGGGAACGACTCGACATGCTCGCGCAGTTGATCACGGGCGGCACGAAGGCGCCGGCGCCGGTGCTCGCCGCGGTCGTGCACGGAGAACTGCTCGCGCTGCGTCCGTTCGGGGTGGCCGACGGGATCGTGGCCCGCGCCGCATCCCGACTGGTTGCCACGTCGACGGGACTGGATCCGCACAATCTCGGTGTGCCGGAGGTGAGCTGGATGCGCCGGGTCCCGGCCTACCGGGACGGGATCGAAGGATTCGTGTCGGGAACGCCCGAGGGCGTGGGCAGTTGGGTGATCCTGTGCTGCGGCGCCCTCGAGGCCGGCGCCCGCGAGGCGATGTCGATCGCCGATGCCGCTGCGGGCTGA
- a CDS encoding HAD family hydrolase, translated as MTALPSALTQRGRVAAFFDLDKTVIAKSSALAFSRPFFAQGLITRRSVLQGSYAQFLFLLSGADHDQMERMRAHLTNMTAGWDVEQIRTIVAETLHDIVDPLIYAEAADLIADHKARGHDVVIVSASGEEVVAPIAAAVGATYSAATRMVVADGRYTGELEFYCYGDGKVEAMRELAEAHGYDLTQCYAYSDSVTDLPMLEAVGHPTAVNPDRALRRAASENGWPVLSFYNPVSLRARLQTPSRTTAATAAAVLSSAAVAGAFMYGMRRRKH; from the coding sequence GTGACGGCCCTCCCGAGCGCACTCACCCAACGCGGCCGTGTGGCCGCGTTCTTCGATCTGGACAAGACCGTCATTGCGAAATCGAGCGCCCTCGCTTTCAGCAGACCGTTTTTCGCACAGGGACTCATCACCCGCCGGTCGGTATTACAGGGCAGCTATGCCCAATTCCTCTTCCTCCTCTCCGGCGCCGATCACGACCAGATGGAGCGGATGCGCGCCCACCTGACGAACATGACCGCCGGCTGGGACGTCGAGCAGATCCGCACCATCGTCGCCGAGACGCTGCACGACATCGTCGACCCGCTGATCTATGCCGAGGCCGCCGACCTCATCGCTGATCACAAGGCACGTGGCCACGACGTCGTGATCGTGTCCGCGTCCGGTGAGGAGGTGGTGGCTCCCATCGCTGCCGCCGTCGGTGCCACGTACAGCGCCGCGACCCGCATGGTGGTCGCGGACGGCCGGTACACCGGCGAGCTCGAGTTCTACTGCTACGGGGACGGCAAGGTCGAGGCCATGCGCGAGTTGGCCGAGGCCCACGGCTACGACCTGACGCAGTGCTACGCCTACTCGGATTCGGTCACGGACCTGCCGATGCTGGAGGCCGTCGGCCACCCCACCGCCGTCAATCCGGATCGCGCCCTTCGCCGCGCGGCGTCCGAAAATGGTTGGCCCGTATTGTCTTTCTACAACCCCGTGTCGCTCCGCGCCCGGCTGCAGACGCCGTCACGGACGACGGCCGCGACAGCCGCGGCGGTGCTGTCGAGCGCTGCCGTCGCGGGGGCGTTCATGTACGGCATGCGACGCCGCAAACACTGA
- the acs gene encoding acetate--CoA ligase — translation MTSSATDAPEVYPPSAEFAATANAGPELQAEADRDRLAFWDAQARRLDWATPWTEVLDWSDAPVAKWFVGGSLNVAYNCVDRHVLAGNGDRVAIHFEGEPGDHRDITYSDLLAEVSRAANTFTDLGLVSGDRVAIYMPMIPEAIVTMLACARLGLTHSVVFAGFSATALRSRIDDAEAKLVVTVDGQWRRGQAAPLKPAVDEAVDGAASVQNVLVVKRTGIDVDIVEGRDLWWHDTVEKASPVHEAQPFDAEHPLFILYTSGTTGKPKGIIHTSGGYLTQASYTHHNVFDHKAGQDVYWCTADIGWVTGHSYIVYGPLSNGATQVVYEGTPNSPDEHRHFQIIEKYGVSIYYTAPTLVRTFMKWGREIPDAHDLSSIRLLGSVGEPINPEAWRWFRDVIGGGTAPIVDTWWQTETGAIMISPLPGITATKPGSAMAPLPGISAKIVDDEAHELGAGGSGYLVLDQPWPSMLRGIWGDMERYKDTYWSRYAEEGWYFAGDGAKYDEDGALWVLGRVDDVMNVSGHRISTSEVESALVGHPSIAEAAVVGAADETTGQGIVAFVILREGADNTGEVLIAELRAQVSTEISPIAKPRQITVVPELPKTRSGKIMRRLLRDVAEGRDLGDTSTLVDPKVFDAIRGK, via the coding sequence ATGACGAGCAGTGCTACCGACGCCCCCGAGGTGTACCCGCCCAGCGCGGAGTTCGCGGCCACGGCGAACGCGGGCCCCGAGCTGCAGGCCGAGGCCGATCGCGACCGGCTCGCCTTCTGGGACGCCCAGGCCCGGCGCCTGGACTGGGCGACGCCGTGGACCGAGGTCCTGGACTGGTCGGACGCCCCGGTAGCGAAGTGGTTCGTCGGTGGCAGCCTCAACGTCGCGTACAACTGCGTCGACCGGCACGTCCTCGCCGGCAACGGCGACCGCGTCGCGATCCACTTCGAGGGCGAGCCGGGCGATCACCGTGACATCACCTACAGCGACCTGCTGGCCGAAGTAAGCCGCGCGGCAAACACTTTCACCGACCTTGGTCTGGTCTCGGGCGATCGCGTCGCGATCTACATGCCGATGATCCCCGAGGCGATCGTGACGATGCTCGCGTGCGCCCGGCTCGGTCTGACCCACTCGGTCGTGTTCGCCGGGTTCTCGGCGACCGCGCTGCGCTCGCGCATCGACGACGCCGAGGCCAAGCTCGTCGTCACCGTCGACGGGCAGTGGCGCCGTGGCCAGGCGGCCCCGCTCAAGCCGGCCGTCGACGAGGCGGTCGACGGCGCGGCATCGGTGCAGAACGTGTTGGTGGTCAAGCGGACCGGCATCGACGTCGACATCGTCGAGGGGCGGGACCTGTGGTGGCACGACACCGTCGAGAAGGCGTCGCCCGTGCACGAGGCGCAGCCGTTCGACGCCGAGCACCCGCTGTTCATCCTCTACACGTCCGGCACGACGGGTAAGCCCAAGGGCATCATCCATACCTCCGGCGGCTACCTGACCCAGGCGTCGTACACGCACCACAACGTGTTCGACCACAAGGCCGGGCAGGACGTCTACTGGTGCACCGCCGACATCGGCTGGGTCACCGGGCACAGCTACATCGTCTACGGCCCGCTGAGCAACGGCGCCACCCAGGTCGTCTACGAGGGCACCCCGAACTCCCCCGACGAGCACCGGCACTTCCAGATCATCGAGAAGTACGGCGTCTCCATCTACTACACCGCGCCGACCCTGGTCCGCACGTTCATGAAGTGGGGCCGCGAGATCCCCGACGCGCACGACCTGTCGTCGATCCGGTTGCTCGGCTCGGTGGGCGAGCCCATCAACCCGGAGGCGTGGCGCTGGTTCCGTGACGTGATCGGCGGCGGCACCGCCCCGATCGTCGACACGTGGTGGCAGACCGAGACCGGCGCGATCATGATCTCGCCGCTGCCCGGCATCACCGCGACCAAGCCCGGCTCCGCGATGGCGCCGCTGCCCGGCATCTCCGCGAAGATCGTCGACGACGAGGCCCACGAGCTCGGCGCCGGCGGGAGCGGCTACCTGGTCCTCGACCAGCCGTGGCCGTCGATGCTGCGCGGCATCTGGGGCGACATGGAGCGCTACAAGGACACCTACTGGTCGCGCTACGCCGAGGAGGGCTGGTACTTCGCCGGCGACGGCGCCAAGTACGACGAGGACGGCGCCCTCTGGGTGCTCGGCCGCGTCGACGACGTCATGAACGTCTCCGGTCACCGCATCTCCACCTCCGAGGTGGAGTCCGCCCTCGTCGGGCATCCGTCGATCGCGGAGGCCGCCGTCGTCGGCGCCGCCGACGAGACCACCGGTCAGGGCATCGTCGCGTTCGTGATCCTGCGGGAGGGCGCCGACAACACCGGCGAGGTGCTGATCGCGGAACTGCGCGCACAGGTCTCCACCGAGATCTCCCCGATCGCCAAGCCCCGACAGATCACCGTCGTGCCGGAACTGCCGAAGACCCGCTCCGGCAAGATCATGCGCCGCCTGCTCCGCGACGTCGCCGAGGGCCGCGACCTGGGCGACACCTCGACCCTCGTCGACCCCAAGGTGTTCGACGCGATCCGAGGCAAGTAG
- a CDS encoding ABC transporter permease: protein MLRYTGRRVLQMIPVFLGATFLIYALVFLLPGDPVAALAGDRALTPAVTEELRARYHLDQPFLVQYLEYLKGIVTLDFGTSYSGRPVGEVLAQAFPITLKLAVMAVAIETVFGVGAGLIAGLRQGGVFDSTVLVVSLVLIAVPVFVLGFLAQFFVAIRWGLAPPTVGADTSFSRMLLPACVLAAVSFAYVLRLTRTSVAATLTADHVRTATAKGLSRPRVVGVHVLRNSLIPVVTFLGVDLATLMGGAVVTEGIFNINGVGGTIYQAVIRGEAPTVVSFVSVLVVVYLVANLLVDLLYAVLDPRIRYV, encoded by the coding sequence ATGCTCCGATACACCGGCCGCCGTGTGCTGCAGATGATTCCGGTCTTCCTCGGGGCGACGTTCCTGATCTACGCGCTCGTGTTCCTGTTGCCGGGCGACCCGGTCGCGGCACTCGCGGGGGACCGGGCGCTCACCCCGGCCGTCACCGAGGAGCTGCGGGCCCGCTACCACCTCGACCAGCCGTTCCTGGTGCAGTACCTCGAGTATCTGAAGGGCATCGTCACGCTGGACTTCGGGACGTCGTACTCGGGACGTCCGGTCGGAGAGGTTCTGGCACAGGCATTTCCGATCACGCTGAAACTCGCGGTCATGGCCGTCGCGATCGAGACCGTGTTCGGGGTGGGTGCGGGACTGATCGCCGGCCTGCGGCAGGGCGGGGTGTTCGACTCCACCGTGCTGGTTGTGAGCCTGGTGCTGATCGCGGTGCCGGTGTTCGTACTCGGGTTCCTGGCGCAGTTCTTCGTCGCCATCCGGTGGGGGCTGGCGCCGCCCACCGTCGGCGCGGACACCAGCTTCTCCCGGATGCTCCTGCCCGCGTGCGTGCTCGCCGCGGTGTCGTTCGCGTACGTGCTGCGCCTCACCCGCACGTCCGTCGCCGCGACGCTGACCGCCGACCACGTGCGCACCGCGACCGCGAAGGGGCTGTCGAGGCCGCGGGTGGTCGGTGTCCACGTGCTGCGCAACTCGCTCATCCCGGTCGTCACGTTCCTCGGCGTCGACCTCGCGACTCTGATGGGCGGCGCGGTGGTCACCGAGGGAATCTTCAACATCAACGGGGTGGGCGGCACGATCTACCAGGCCGTCATCCGCGGCGAGGCGCCCACCGTCGTCTCGTTCGTCAGCGTCCTCGTCGTCGTCTACCTGGTGGCCAACCTGCTGGTGGACCTGCTGTACGCGGTCCTCGACCCCAGGATCCGCTATGTCTGA
- a CDS encoding peptide ABC transporter substrate-binding protein translates to MRIARAAAAALVVGLAASVLAACTGGTTSGTGIVYAWSGEPQNPLIPTDTSENTGGRVLDALFAGLVSYTADGGTENEVAESIESADAQHYTVTLAQGWTFTDGTPVTARSFVDAWNYGSLSTNAQLQSSFFDPIEGYDEVAAANPTARTMSGLRVVDDRTFTITLKQPESAFPRRLGFAAYYPLPQSAYADMAAFGRHPIGNGPYRFANDGAWQHNVRIDLVANPGYRGNRVAHNAGVTFVLYSNLDTAYTDLLSNNLDVLDGVPASALETYEEDLPGRTVNQPSATIETFTIPERLPHFGGEEGRLRRQAISQAIDRGRITERLFASTRTPARDFTSPAVEGWAPDLPGSEHLDFAPDRARALWAQADAIAPWSGSFQIAYNSDGGHQDWVDAVCNSIRNTLGIDAHGAPYPTFAQLRTEVTERTIETAFRSGWQADYPQQYGFLAQNYQTGGSSNDGEYSNPEFDHLLRASAGATDPVESQQLIDRAQEILLRDLPAVPNWNRNATGAWSEYVTNVRIGWDGVPVYYLIEKK, encoded by the coding sequence TTGCGTATCGCGCGCGCCGCCGCGGCGGCGCTGGTGGTGGGACTGGCCGCGTCGGTGCTCGCAGCGTGCACCGGCGGGACGACGTCGGGCACCGGCATCGTCTACGCGTGGAGTGGTGAGCCGCAGAACCCGCTGATCCCCACCGACACCAGCGAGAACACCGGTGGGCGGGTGCTCGACGCCCTCTTCGCCGGCCTCGTCTCCTACACCGCCGACGGCGGCACCGAGAACGAGGTGGCCGAGTCTATCGAGAGCGCCGACGCGCAGCACTACACCGTGACGCTCGCGCAGGGCTGGACGTTCACCGACGGCACCCCGGTCACCGCGCGGTCGTTCGTCGACGCATGGAACTACGGGTCGCTGTCGACCAATGCGCAGCTGCAGTCGTCGTTCTTCGACCCGATCGAGGGCTACGACGAGGTCGCGGCGGCGAACCCGACGGCGCGGACGATGTCGGGGCTGCGGGTGGTCGACGACCGCACGTTCACGATCACGCTGAAACAACCGGAGTCGGCGTTCCCGAGACGGTTGGGATTCGCCGCGTACTACCCGCTACCGCAGTCGGCGTACGCGGACATGGCGGCCTTCGGCCGGCACCCGATCGGCAACGGACCGTACCGCTTCGCGAACGACGGTGCGTGGCAACACAATGTGCGGATCGATCTGGTCGCGAATCCGGGCTATCGGGGCAACCGGGTGGCGCACAACGCGGGCGTGACGTTCGTGCTCTACAGCAACCTCGACACCGCCTACACCGATCTGCTGTCGAACAACCTCGATGTGCTCGACGGCGTCCCGGCCAGTGCGCTCGAGACGTACGAGGAGGATCTACCGGGGCGCACCGTCAACCAACCGTCCGCCACGATCGAGACGTTCACGATCCCGGAGCGGTTGCCGCACTTCGGTGGTGAGGAGGGGCGGCTGCGCCGGCAGGCGATCTCGCAGGCGATCGACCGGGGGCGGATCACCGAGCGGCTGTTCGCGAGCACCCGGACACCGGCCCGGGATTTCACCAGCCCCGCGGTCGAGGGGTGGGCCCCAGATCTGCCCGGGTCCGAGCATCTCGACTTCGCGCCCGACCGGGCGCGGGCGCTGTGGGCGCAGGCCGACGCCATCGCTCCCTGGTCCGGGTCGTTCCAGATCGCCTACAACTCCGATGGCGGACACCAGGACTGGGTGGACGCGGTCTGCAACAGCATCCGCAACACGCTCGGAATCGACGCGCACGGTGCCCCGTATCCGACGTTCGCGCAACTGCGGACCGAGGTGACCGAACGGACGATCGAGACGGCCTTCCGCTCCGGATGGCAGGCCGACTACCCGCAGCAGTACGGCTTTCTGGCCCAGAACTACCAGACGGGAGGCAGCTCCAACGACGGCGAGTACTCGAACCCCGAGTTCGACCACCTGCTGCGGGCGTCGGCGGGCGCGACGGATCCGGTCGAGTCGCAGCAGTTGATCGACCGCGCGCAGGAGATCCTGCTGCGCGACCTGCCGGCGGTGCCGAACTGGAACCGCAACGCCACCGGGGCCTGGTCCGAGTACGTGACGAACGTCCGGATCGGCTGGGACGGGGTGCCGGTGTACTACCTGATCGAGAAGAAGTGA
- a CDS encoding ABC transporter ATP-binding protein, whose product MTDPLLVVEGLDVTFGSGPTRVSALRGVDLTVHPGRTVAVVGESGSGKSTLAHAIIGLLPGTGRIAGGRITFGGANLVGAPEREFVRIRGNGIGFVPQDPATNLNPVWKVGFQVREALEANGIAKGRAARRRAEHLLAEAGLDDAAARSGHYPHEFSGGMRQRVLIAIGLAARPRLLIADEPTSALDVTVQQRVLDHLAGLTSELGTAVLLVTHDLGVAAERAEHVVVMHRGRVVESGPAERILTDPEDEYTRRLVAAAPSLSVARTRPPVEPGAPPLLVVDNLRKVFRRRAAKLGHHTEVTAVDGVSFSVARGTTTAIVGESGSGKSTVARMVLGLLPLDAGSVMFDGADVAALGRRERQFRRRVQPVFQDPYGSLDPTYSVQRIVEEPLRVHAIGDRGERAARVRELLDRVALPTDLARRFPAELSGGQRQRVALARALALGPDLVVCDEAVSALDVVVQDQILRLLDDLQRDLGLTYVFISHDLAVVRRIADRVVVMHGGRVVEASDAGEVFENPRHEYTRSLLDAIPHGRRR is encoded by the coding sequence ATGACGGACCCGCTGCTCGTCGTCGAAGGGCTCGACGTCACGTTCGGGTCGGGTCCGACCCGGGTGTCCGCCCTGCGCGGGGTGGACCTGACGGTGCACCCGGGTCGGACGGTCGCGGTCGTCGGGGAATCCGGCTCCGGCAAATCGACACTCGCGCACGCGATCATCGGGCTGCTACCGGGCACCGGCCGGATCGCCGGCGGCCGGATCACGTTCGGCGGCGCCAACCTCGTCGGCGCCCCGGAGCGGGAGTTCGTCCGGATCCGCGGCAACGGCATCGGGTTCGTGCCGCAGGATCCCGCCACCAACCTCAACCCGGTCTGGAAGGTGGGCTTCCAGGTTCGGGAGGCGCTGGAGGCCAACGGGATCGCGAAGGGCCGCGCGGCGCGCAGGCGCGCCGAACATCTGCTCGCCGAGGCCGGACTGGACGACGCCGCGGCCCGGTCCGGGCACTACCCGCACGAGTTCTCCGGGGGCATGCGGCAGCGGGTCCTCATCGCGATCGGGCTCGCCGCGCGGCCCCGGCTGCTCATCGCGGACGAGCCGACCTCGGCGCTCGACGTGACCGTCCAACAGCGGGTCCTCGATCACCTTGCCGGGCTCACAAGCGAATTGGGCACCGCGGTCCTGCTCGTCACCCACGACCTGGGAGTCGCGGCCGAACGTGCTGAGCATGTCGTCGTGATGCACCGGGGGCGGGTCGTCGAATCCGGTCCGGCCGAGCGAATCCTCACCGACCCGGAGGACGAGTACACCCGCCGACTCGTGGCCGCCGCGCCGTCCCTGTCCGTGGCCCGGACCCGGCCGCCCGTGGAGCCGGGAGCGCCCCCGCTGCTCGTCGTCGACAACCTGCGGAAGGTGTTCCGCCGGCGCGCGGCGAAGCTCGGACACCACACCGAGGTCACCGCCGTCGACGGCGTCTCCTTCTCCGTCGCTCGCGGCACGACGACGGCGATCGTCGGGGAGTCCGGCTCGGGTAAGTCGACCGTCGCCCGCATGGTGCTGGGGCTGCTGCCGCTGGACGCCGGATCGGTGATGTTCGACGGCGCCGACGTCGCGGCGCTGGGCCGTCGGGAGCGGCAGTTCCGCCGCCGCGTCCAGCCCGTGTTCCAGGACCCCTACGGCAGCCTGGACCCGACGTACTCGGTGCAGCGGATCGTCGAGGAGCCGCTGCGGGTGCACGCGATCGGCGACCGCGGCGAGCGCGCCGCACGGGTGCGTGAGCTGCTCGACCGCGTCGCCCTGCCGACCGACCTGGCGCGCAGGTTCCCGGCGGAACTGTCCGGTGGGCAACGGCAGCGCGTCGCGCTCGCGCGGGCCCTCGCGCTCGGACCCGATTTGGTGGTGTGCGACGAGGCGGTGTCGGCGCTCGACGTCGTCGTGCAGGACCAGATCCTGCGCCTGCTCGACGACCTGCAGCGCGACCTCGGGCTGACGTACGTCTTCATCAGCCACGACCTGGCGGTCGTGCGCCGGATCGCGGACCGGGTAGTGGTCATGCACGGAGGCCGGGTGGTCGAGGCGTCCGACGCCGGGGAGGTCTTCGAGAACCCCCGCCACGAGTACACGCGCAGCCTGCTCGACGCGATCCCACACGGTCGGCGGCGCTGA
- a CDS encoding ABC transporter permease, with amino-acid sequence MWGSAWRRLRRRPMFLVACVILLVVAAVVLFPSLFTDLDPRYCDIADSLAPPRSGHWFGFDRQGCDVYARTVYGARPSVTVGVCVTAAVLLIGVVFGALSGYYGGWADSLLSRVADIFFGIPLILAAIVLMQLFAQRTIWTVVAVLALFGWPQMARIARGAVISAKSNDYVLAARAVGMSHPSILLRHVLPNSLAPIIVLATMLLGTFIVAEATLSFLGIGLPPTTVSWGGDISTAQVTLRRGSTILFYPAGALAITVLGFVLLGDALRDALDPTTARHRR; translated from the coding sequence ATGTGGGGGTCGGCGTGGCGGCGTCTGCGCCGCCGCCCGATGTTCCTCGTCGCGTGCGTGATCCTGCTCGTGGTGGCCGCCGTGGTGCTGTTCCCGTCGCTGTTCACCGATCTGGATCCGCGCTACTGCGACATCGCGGACAGCCTGGCACCGCCGCGGTCGGGGCACTGGTTCGGGTTCGATCGGCAGGGCTGTGACGTCTACGCCCGGACGGTGTACGGAGCACGCCCGTCGGTCACGGTGGGTGTGTGCGTCACCGCGGCGGTGCTGCTGATCGGGGTGGTGTTCGGTGCGTTGTCCGGCTACTACGGGGGTTGGGCCGATTCGCTGCTCTCGCGCGTCGCCGACATCTTCTTCGGCATCCCGCTGATCCTCGCCGCCATCGTGCTGATGCAACTGTTCGCGCAGCGCACCATCTGGACGGTGGTCGCGGTGCTGGCGCTGTTCGGGTGGCCGCAGATGGCGAGAATCGCGCGTGGAGCGGTCATCTCGGCCAAGTCCAACGACTACGTTCTCGCCGCCCGCGCGGTGGGCATGTCGCACCCGTCGATCCTGCTGCGACACGTGCTGCCGAACTCGTTGGCGCCCATCATCGTCCTGGCGACGATGCTGCTCGGCACGTTCATCGTCGCCGAGGCGACGCTGTCGTTCCTCGGGATCGGGCTGCCACCGACCACCGTCTCGTGGGGCGGCGACATCAGTACCGCGCAGGTCACCCTGCGGCGCGGCTCGACGATCCTGTTCTACCCGGCGGGCGCGCTCGCGATCACGGTGCTCGGCTTCGTGCTGCTCGGCGACGCCCTCCGTGACGCCCTCGACCCGACCACCGCGAGGCACCGACGATGA
- the ssd gene encoding septum site-determining protein Ssd — protein sequence MDIDRIGPDAAGRPGVLGMVTARAVVQCLRSIAAVTDQTFVESSASVGRIEWESADLVVVDAEAALACAARLPRRSRVVVVSDGAPTLADWQAATAVGADRVLGVPDDEAVLVTVFGERGTRSVADGAVVVVTGGAGGAGASSLAAAVALEAGRPRGGRAFAPWTLLVDADPLGGGLDLLLGVEGDPGLRWSGLAVEGGRVSADALRAALPARGSGVSVLACGRGRAGDDRPTPAAATAVVEAGRSAGGLVVCDVPRHPSAVGDVLLDAADLVVVVVPATVRGGLAAERVLARVSERNPNQGIVIRGPAPGGLRGTDLADRLGAPLLAAVRPEPRIDAMLERGGLDLGRRSPLAAAARSVLDILAARPRRGRWAA from the coding sequence ATGGATATCGATCGCATCGGGCCCGACGCGGCCGGCAGGCCCGGAGTGCTGGGAATGGTGACCGCACGGGCGGTGGTGCAGTGCCTGCGATCGATCGCGGCCGTCACTGATCAAACATTCGTTGAGTCCTCGGCGTCGGTCGGGCGGATCGAATGGGAATCGGCGGATCTGGTCGTCGTCGATGCCGAGGCCGCGCTCGCCTGCGCGGCCCGGCTGCCGCGGAGAAGCCGCGTGGTCGTGGTGAGCGACGGCGCACCGACCCTGGCCGACTGGCAGGCGGCGACGGCGGTGGGGGCGGACCGGGTTCTCGGCGTCCCCGACGACGAGGCGGTCCTCGTGACGGTATTCGGCGAGCGCGGCACCCGAAGTGTCGCCGACGGCGCCGTGGTCGTGGTGACGGGCGGTGCCGGGGGTGCGGGGGCGTCGAGCCTGGCGGCCGCGGTGGCCCTCGAAGCGGGACGTCCGCGCGGCGGTCGAGCCTTCGCCCCGTGGACGCTGCTCGTGGACGCCGATCCCCTCGGCGGCGGACTCGACCTGCTCCTCGGCGTCGAGGGCGACCCGGGCCTGCGGTGGTCGGGCCTGGCGGTGGAGGGCGGACGGGTCTCCGCCGACGCACTGCGCGCGGCGTTACCGGCGCGGGGGAGCGGGGTGAGTGTGCTCGCGTGCGGCCGTGGCCGCGCCGGCGACGACCGGCCCACCCCGGCTGCGGCCACCGCGGTCGTGGAGGCCGGTCGCAGTGCCGGCGGTCTGGTGGTCTGCGACGTGCCGCGACACCCGTCGGCAGTCGGCGACGTTCTCCTCGACGCCGCGGACCTTGTCGTCGTCGTGGTACCCGCCACCGTGCGCGGCGGACTGGCGGCCGAACGGGTGCTGGCCCGGGTTTCCGAACGAAACCCCAACCAGGGAATCGTGATTCGCGGTCCCGCGCCGGGTGGGCTGCGCGGTACCGACCTGGCCGACAGGCTCGGTGCCCCGCTGCTCGCGGCGGTGCGCCCGGAACCGCGGATCGACGCGATGCTCGAGCGGGGTGGACTCGACCTCGGGAGACGGTCGCCGCTGGCCGCCGCAGCCCGGTCCGTCCTCGACATTCTCGCGGCCCGGCCGCGGCGTGGACGGTGGGCGGCATGA